One window of the Haemorhous mexicanus isolate bHaeMex1 chromosome 15, bHaeMex1.pri, whole genome shotgun sequence genome contains the following:
- the NME5 gene encoding nucleoside diphosphate kinase homolog 5, whose protein sequence is MEVLMPEPQIYVERTLAIIKPDVIGKEEEIEDLILRSGFHILQKRKLQLSPEQCSNFYAEQFGKMFFPNLTAYMSSGPIVAMVLARNCAVSYWKELLGPSNSLRARITHPHSLRALYGTDELRNGLHGSLSISSAEKEIRFIFPEAILEPVPTGQRAQDYLNLYVKPTLLAGLTALCKEKPGDPMIWLADWLIEHNPNKPKLQYRVSQ, encoded by the exons ATGGAAGTCTTAATGCCTGAACCTCAGATTTATGTGGAAAGAACTCTGGCTATCATCAAACCAGATGTCATTggtaaagaagaagaaatagagGATCTCATTCTCCGATCAGGATTCCACATCCTTCAG AAACGGAAGCTCCAGTTAAGCCCAGAGCAATGTAGCAACTTCTATGCAGAACAAtttggaaaaatgttttttcctaatttaacAGCCTATATGAGTTCTGGTCCTATAGTTGCTATGGTTCTTGCTAGAAATTGTGCAGTCTCATACTGGAAGGAATTGCTTGGACCATCCAACAGCCTAAGAGCTAGGATAACTCACCCTCACAG CTTAAGAGCCCTCTATGGGACTGATGAGCTGAGGAATGGGCTCCACGGCAGTCTCAGCATCTCctcagcagagaaggaaattcGGTTCATTTTTCCAGAAG CAATCTTGGAGCCAGTTCCCACTGGACAGAGGGCTCAGGATTACCTGAACCTGTATGTGAAGCCCAcgctgctggcagggctcacTGCCCTGTGCAAAGAGAAGCCAGGAGACCCCATG ATTTGGCTTGCTGACTGGCTGATTGAACACAATCCTAATAAACCTAAGCTACAATATCGCGTCTCTCAGTAA
- the WNT8A gene encoding protein Wnt-8a: MKRSTLLILSITGVYSAILHTAAWSVNNFLMTGPKAYLTFSSSVAAGAHSGMEECKFQFGWERWNCPESALQLSTHNRLRSATRETSFVHAISSAGVMYTLTRNCSLGDFESCGCDDSRNGRVGGRGWVWGGCSDNVKFGEKVSKLFVDALETGHDTRALINLHNNEVGRFAVKDTMKRACKCHGVSGSCSIQTCWLQLAEFREVGNYLKIKYNQAQKLEMDKRRLRAGNSADSRGATAETFHHIHATELVFLEDSPDYCTRNASLGHHGTEGRECLQSGRNLSQWEKRSCRRLCTECGLRVEERRTEVVASCNCKFHWCCTVRCEQCRTLVAKHFCTRRDSAAPNHSRQRNRGHRR; this comes from the exons ATGAAGAGAAgcaccctcctcatcctctccatCACAGGGGTCTACAGTGCCATTCTCCACACAGCAGCATG gTCTGTGAATAACTTTCTGATGACAGGACCTAAG GCTTACCTGACATTCTCCAGCAGCGTGGCGGCCGGGGCACACAGCGGGATGGAGGAGTGCAAGTTCCAGTTCGGCTGGGAGCGCTGGAACTGCCCCGAGAGCgccctgcagctctccacaCACAACCGGCTCCGCAGCG ctACCCGGGAAACCTCCTTTGTGCACGCCATCAGCTCGGCTGGGGTCATGTACACCCTCACCAGGAACTGCAGCCTGGGAGACTTCGAGAGCTGCGGCTGTGACGACTCCAGGAACGGCCGGGTCG GTGGCCGAGGTTGGGTCTGGGGAGGATGCAGTGACAACGTGAAGTTTGGGGAGAAGGTTTCCAAGCTCTTTGTGGATGCCTTGGAAACGGGACACGACACCCGCGCGCTGATTAACCTGCACAACAATGAAGTTGGGAGATTT GCTGTGAAAGACACAATGAAGAGAGCCTGCAAGTGCCACGGGGTGTcgggcagctgcagcatccagacctgctggctgcagcttgCCGAGTTCCGTGAGGTCGGCAACTACCTGAAGATCAAATACAACCAAGCGCAGAAGCTGGAGATGGACAAGAGGCGCCTGAGAGCCGGCAACAGCGCCGACAGCCGCGGGGCCACGGCGGAGACCTTCCACCACATCCACGCCACCGAGCTCGTCTTCCTGGAGGACTCCCCCGACTACTGCACGAGGAACGCCAGCCTGGGCCACCACGGCACCGAGGGCCGTGAGTGCCTGCAGAGCGGCAGGAACCTGTCACAGTGGGAGAAGCGGAGCTGCCGGCGGCTGTGCACCGAGTGCGGGCTGCGCGTGGAGGAGCGCAGGACCGAGGTGGTGGCCAGCTGCAACTGCAAGTTCCACTGGTGCTGCACCGTGCGCTGCGAGCAGTGCCGGACGCTGGTGGCCAAGCACTTCTGCACCCGCCGCGACTCCGCCGCACCCAAccacagcaggcagaggaaCAGGGGCCACAGGAGATAG